The Candidatus Nitrosymbiomonas proteolyticus genome has a segment encoding these proteins:
- a CDS encoding molybdopterin oxidoreductase: protein MATRHAVPGRTKQAAPSRENQKVVRTTDSPNCTGACGWLATVVDDVIVDLKPAADYPCQEYNPRGCLRGMSMTHLIYGPDRIKTPLIRQGARGEGKWKEATWDEALDHIAEHMKRIIRDHGADHMLLFNQVVGTGYVQKGAQVRMAALLGMSFATAYDFNGDISMGFTHTFGIDCVECETKSWGHAKTAILWSSNVFQTRIPDAKFLTQYAKQRNNCQIYCIDPRCSQTAKGADYWLPINPGTDGALALSMCQVLINEDLVDWDFLKTFTDCATLVRSDNGQRLRASDVGLGGTDEFVVWDEGKDGFFVLPKDTLRLPDGLRPAFRGTRQATIEGKSVEITPVFQLIEDVVSREEYRPEYVETISDIPATTIRKLARDYATQRPSSIIIGMGINHRLHGDLTIRAILLFSALAGAHGKPGESVSIYSGQHHFRLDVSPWWFPEGKRPNNVPMHYFVLGGPTETINPKIKYPKDGFKALFCSHANPLVTEWSAPLKDSIDALDLFVVQDFSMSPTCEYADVVLPCPTFWEKVELVGTSCHPYLQIQNEVVKPQYNSRTEFWIARELVRRVDPTLLKYFDVDEWTAIQKMLDGGGKEVEGITIEQLKEGPVRLKVHDPEVGCDEQFHDFKLFPPRAYPFPEGSQREFLKTGRMEFYKEEDAFTKLGENLPVYKAGFSHLPDEDQKLPFCIMTPHSKWRVHSTHSNNPVLLNLNRKPVIEIHPIDAAARGIHDGDEVEVFNNNGSYRLWALVTEGIKPGVLCTDHAWWHRYLAEGKYHSVHTHQKIKPTHENYYLPAVYAPGQHWKDTRVDVRKVTSKERALDSERRPIGTATRNND, encoded by the coding sequence ATGGCAACTCGACATGCAGTTCCGGGCCGCACGAAACAAGCGGCGCCCTCCCGCGAGAACCAGAAGGTCGTTCGCACCACGGACAGCCCCAATTGCACGGGGGCGTGCGGTTGGCTTGCGACCGTCGTCGACGATGTGATCGTCGACCTCAAGCCTGCGGCCGACTACCCCTGCCAGGAGTACAACCCTCGAGGATGCCTGCGCGGGATGTCGATGACCCACCTCATCTACGGACCTGACCGCATCAAGACGCCGCTCATTCGTCAGGGCGCGCGAGGCGAAGGCAAGTGGAAAGAGGCGACGTGGGACGAGGCGCTCGACCACATCGCCGAGCACATGAAGCGGATCATTCGGGATCACGGCGCCGACCACATGCTGCTCTTCAACCAAGTCGTCGGCACGGGATACGTTCAAAAGGGCGCCCAAGTGCGGATGGCGGCGCTGCTCGGAATGTCGTTCGCGACCGCGTATGACTTCAACGGCGACATCTCGATGGGATTCACGCACACGTTCGGGATCGACTGCGTGGAATGCGAGACCAAGAGTTGGGGACACGCCAAGACCGCGATCTTGTGGTCCAGCAACGTATTCCAGACCCGCATCCCCGACGCGAAGTTCCTCACGCAGTACGCCAAGCAACGGAACAACTGCCAGATTTACTGCATCGACCCGCGGTGCAGTCAAACCGCCAAGGGTGCCGACTACTGGCTGCCGATCAACCCCGGCACCGACGGGGCACTCGCGCTTTCGATGTGCCAAGTGCTGATCAACGAGGACCTGGTGGATTGGGACTTCCTCAAGACCTTCACCGACTGCGCGACCCTCGTCCGAAGCGACAACGGCCAGCGATTGAGAGCTTCCGATGTGGGGTTGGGAGGAACTGACGAGTTCGTCGTGTGGGATGAAGGAAAAGACGGGTTCTTCGTTCTGCCCAAGGACACCCTAAGACTGCCCGACGGCCTTCGGCCCGCTTTCCGCGGGACGCGACAGGCCACGATCGAAGGCAAGAGCGTTGAGATCACTCCGGTGTTTCAGTTGATTGAGGACGTCGTTTCGCGCGAAGAGTACCGGCCCGAATACGTCGAGACGATCAGTGACATTCCAGCGACGACGATTCGTAAGCTGGCTCGCGATTACGCGACCCAGCGACCCAGCTCGATCATTATCGGCATGGGGATCAACCACCGGCTGCACGGCGACCTCACCATTCGAGCGATCCTGCTGTTCTCGGCCCTCGCAGGGGCGCACGGCAAGCCGGGAGAGTCCGTCTCGATCTATTCGGGCCAGCACCACTTCAGGCTCGATGTCTCGCCATGGTGGTTCCCCGAAGGCAAACGCCCCAACAACGTGCCGATGCACTACTTCGTCCTGGGGGGTCCGACCGAAACGATCAACCCCAAGATCAAGTACCCGAAAGACGGATTCAAGGCGCTCTTCTGCTCCCACGCCAACCCCTTGGTTACTGAGTGGTCCGCGCCCCTGAAGGACTCGATCGACGCCCTCGACCTGTTCGTGGTGCAGGACTTCTCGATGAGCCCGACCTGCGAGTACGCGGACGTCGTGCTCCCCTGCCCGACCTTCTGGGAAAAGGTGGAGTTGGTAGGAACTTCTTGCCACCCCTACCTGCAGATTCAAAACGAGGTCGTGAAGCCTCAATACAACTCCCGCACGGAGTTCTGGATCGCGCGCGAGCTCGTGAGGCGGGTTGACCCCACGCTGCTGAAGTACTTCGACGTCGACGAGTGGACCGCCATTCAGAAGATGCTCGACGGCGGAGGCAAGGAGGTCGAGGGGATCACCATCGAGCAGTTGAAGGAGGGGCCGGTTCGGCTGAAGGTACACGACCCCGAAGTGGGATGCGACGAGCAGTTCCACGACTTCAAGCTGTTCCCTCCGCGGGCCTACCCGTTCCCCGAAGGGTCGCAACGCGAATTCCTCAAGACCGGGCGCATGGAGTTCTACAAGGAAGAAGACGCGTTCACGAAGTTGGGAGAAAACCTACCCGTCTACAAGGCTGGGTTCTCTCACCTGCCCGACGAGGATCAGAAACTGCCGTTCTGCATCATGACTCCGCACAGCAAGTGGCGCGTTCACTCGACCCACAGCAACAACCCCGTGTTGCTCAACCTCAACCGCAAGCCCGTGATCGAAATCCACCCGATCGACGCGGCGGCGAGGGGGATTCACGACGGGGACGAAGTCGAGGTGTTCAACAACAACGGCTCCTACCGGCTCTGGGCGCTCGTGACGGAAGGGATCAAGCCGGGGGTTCTCTGCACCGACCACGCATGGTGGCATCGGTACCTTGCCGAGGGAAAGTACCATAGCGTCCATACCCACCAGAAGATCAAACCCACGCACGAGAACTACTACCTCCCGGCGGTCTATGCTCCCGGCCAACACTGGAAAGACACGCGCGTAGACGTTCGGAAGGTGACCTCAAAGGAGCGGGCGCTCGATTCCGAGAGACGCCCGATCGGGACCGCAACAAGGAACAACGACTGA
- a CDS encoding DMSO reductase containing 4Fe-4S dicluster domain, with translation MARLAMLIDLTRCIGCDACTVACKQENGTPVDVFFARVLNIEAGKYPHTKRVYLPMLCYHCENPPCLKACPNKAIFKRQDGVVLIDQDRCRGTGACVSSCPYGNIILQEKDAWYLNEDEPYERDFVKPRLQPNAARKCTYCVQRVDEGLDPACVVACPTHARIFGDLDDPTSEISTYIEQEKVQTKRYPFPLLPQAGTKPAGCYLGTMASQDSATLGGRAAPERAEPLPTGRSKSGGKLATVLALLGIGLASLVSSVQAQDHEGEMHAYESSMCASCHGPAGKGDPGPAIVPLALDKWEFAQLVREGKGAMPPTPESDLSDEDMELIFEELGAADIEIAKAPPPDELYATSSCMGCHGLSAMGGLGPPIAQTKLTEEEFHQIVRKGKGMMPATKESELSDEQVAQVYQEVKQKPWDENLIPLAFKVGQFLSTKNVAIVFLFVTLFAFVFGTKVWLYWIRLSAPKQLWSAVKKFGVLRAFGIATWSLIVDGFLVASLWRRNKMRWFLHGLILYGFVGLMLADVLIQIFNPTRAEMSLLDPLKLLPILSGVAALAGVFAVMVRYRTDEYIDNGVTQGRDFLFLNLLLNTLLSGFLVVVMKRTGLTGWVQPIYLWHLASVLLLLATAPFTRFMHVWIVPTMVALTRLCEEIVKSGVELGFSREPSPGRHHKSQRIAEDLMKTLDPNFDGPVNLRYYP, from the coding sequence ATGGCCCGCCTCGCGATGCTCATCGACCTGACGCGGTGCATCGGATGCGATGCCTGCACGGTGGCCTGCAAACAAGAAAACGGCACGCCCGTCGACGTCTTCTTCGCGCGGGTCCTGAACATCGAAGCCGGCAAGTATCCGCACACAAAGCGCGTGTACCTGCCGATGCTCTGTTACCACTGCGAGAACCCGCCCTGCCTCAAGGCCTGCCCCAACAAGGCGATCTTTAAGAGGCAAGACGGCGTCGTGCTGATCGATCAGGACAGGTGTCGAGGTACTGGCGCTTGCGTGTCGTCCTGCCCCTACGGCAACATCATCCTTCAAGAAAAGGACGCCTGGTACTTGAACGAAGACGAGCCTTACGAGAGGGACTTCGTCAAGCCGCGGCTTCAGCCCAACGCCGCCCGGAAGTGTACGTACTGCGTGCAGCGGGTGGACGAAGGGCTCGATCCGGCCTGTGTGGTGGCGTGCCCGACCCACGCGAGAATCTTCGGCGACCTCGACGACCCCACCAGCGAGATTTCAACCTATATCGAACAGGAAAAGGTGCAAACGAAGCGCTATCCCTTCCCGTTGCTCCCCCAAGCGGGGACGAAACCGGCAGGGTGTTATCTCGGCACGATGGCTTCGCAGGATTCTGCGACTCTGGGCGGAAGGGCCGCCCCCGAGCGCGCCGAACCCCTGCCAACTGGACGATCAAAATCAGGCGGGAAGCTTGCTACGGTCCTTGCGCTTCTTGGGATCGGGCTTGCCTCGCTGGTGTCCTCGGTTCAGGCTCAGGATCATGAGGGCGAAATGCACGCCTACGAGAGTTCGATGTGCGCGAGTTGCCACGGGCCCGCTGGGAAGGGCGACCCCGGCCCTGCGATCGTTCCTTTGGCCCTCGACAAGTGGGAGTTCGCACAGCTCGTTCGAGAGGGCAAGGGCGCGATGCCTCCGACTCCGGAATCCGACCTCTCCGACGAAGACATGGAACTGATCTTCGAGGAACTGGGGGCCGCCGACATCGAGATCGCCAAGGCCCCACCTCCCGACGAGTTGTACGCGACATCGAGTTGCATGGGGTGTCACGGCCTGTCGGCGATGGGGGGCCTGGGACCTCCGATCGCCCAAACGAAACTGACCGAAGAAGAGTTTCACCAGATCGTTCGCAAAGGAAAGGGCATGATGCCCGCCACTAAGGAGTCGGAACTCTCCGACGAACAGGTTGCTCAGGTCTACCAAGAGGTCAAGCAGAAGCCTTGGGACGAGAATCTGATCCCCCTCGCCTTCAAGGTCGGGCAGTTCCTTTCGACAAAGAACGTCGCGATCGTGTTCCTGTTCGTGACGCTGTTCGCATTTGTTTTCGGCACGAAGGTTTGGCTCTATTGGATTCGACTGTCGGCCCCCAAGCAGCTTTGGAGCGCGGTCAAGAAGTTCGGGGTCCTGCGAGCGTTCGGCATCGCCACTTGGTCGCTGATCGTGGACGGGTTCTTGGTGGCTTCGCTCTGGCGTAGGAACAAGATGCGGTGGTTTCTCCACGGATTGATCCTCTATGGCTTCGTCGGCCTGATGCTCGCGGATGTCTTGATTCAGATATTCAATCCGACGCGGGCAGAGATGTCGCTGCTCGATCCGCTCAAGCTCTTGCCGATCCTTTCAGGAGTCGCCGCGCTCGCGGGCGTGTTCGCTGTGATGGTTCGGTACAGGACCGACGAGTACATCGACAACGGCGTGACCCAAGGCCGCGACTTCCTTTTCCTCAACCTCCTGCTCAACACGCTGCTGAGTGGGTTCCTCGTCGTCGTGATGAAGCGCACGGGTCTGACCGGTTGGGTTCAGCCGATCTATCTGTGGCACTTGGCGTCGGTCCTGCTGCTACTCGCGACCGCGCCGTTCACCCGATTCATGCACGTCTGGATCGTCCCGACCATGGTCGCTCTCACCCGATTGTGCGAAGAGATCGTCAAGAGCGGCGTCGAGCTGGGCTTTTCTCGCGAGCCTTCGCCGGGGCGGCACCACAAGTCGCAGCGCATCGCCGAGGACCTGATGAAGACTCTCGACCCCAATTTCGATGGACCCGTGAATCTCCGCTATTACCCCTGA
- a CDS encoding cytochrome b6-f complex iron-sulfur subunit: MKTNRKQANNTASDPPKPARRTVLGWLVAAINLVVGAVVVGPVLGFIGSPVMRRSKSNWVPILDDAELGPGQTRETSYILRVRDGFAVVDRKYTVFLKRSGEDVVAFDPTCTHLGCRVTWVEGKERYLCPCHGGVFDADGNVVSGPPPKPLITYPVKVEDGKIWIQKKV, translated from the coding sequence ATGAAGACGAACCGCAAACAAGCAAACAACACCGCCAGCGACCCGCCGAAACCGGCCCGACGCACCGTTCTCGGCTGGCTGGTGGCGGCCATCAACCTGGTGGTGGGCGCCGTCGTCGTCGGCCCCGTGCTCGGGTTCATTGGCTCCCCCGTGATGCGGCGGTCGAAGAGCAACTGGGTGCCCATTCTGGACGACGCGGAACTGGGTCCGGGCCAAACGAGGGAGACCTCGTACATCCTGAGAGTCCGAGATGGGTTCGCCGTAGTCGACCGCAAGTACACGGTTTTCCTGAAGCGCTCGGGCGAAGACGTCGTCGCATTCGACCCTACCTGCACGCACTTGGGTTGCCGGGTGACCTGGGTCGAGGGCAAGGAGCGCTACCTTTGCCCTTGCCACGGAGGCGTGTTCGATGCGGACGGGAACGTGGTTTCCGGACCTCCGCCCAAACCCTTGATCACATATCCCGTCAAAGTCGAAGACGGGAAGATCTGGATTCAAAAGAAGGTGTAG
- a CDS encoding quinol:cytochrome C oxidoreductase: MPDSLTPERPTTRTEELPKEEELRRDRPSFGDWMELRLGWWGFVRKNLDEPMPPGVGWWQTLGNLLLTLLLFQFVTGFALAMFYSPSTQDAHASVKHITFEVPLGSFVRGLHVWGSTAIVIVTVLHILRVFFWGSYKKPRELTWLVGCIIFNLILGFSFTGYLLPWDQKAYWATVVGTRIAGTVPGIGEQLMALVRGGEEVGALTLTRFYAIHVMLLPALLIVCTGLHLYLVRRHHIAGPVLPQRGKPVPFYPVQLFKDAVVVLGGMGIVAYLALAFPPALEAIADPTGTDFSPRPEWYFLGLYELLKIMPAGYEVVATIIVPGLVSIGMLFLPWLDRSPSRHPARRQWIIVAGIAVILMIGVMTLKGILETPPPGAHAAPATASAQE, encoded by the coding sequence ATGCCGGATAGCCTCACTCCCGAACGCCCCACAACGCGCACCGAAGAACTCCCGAAGGAAGAGGAGCTTCGCCGCGATCGCCCCAGTTTCGGCGACTGGATGGAGCTTCGTTTGGGTTGGTGGGGCTTCGTCCGCAAGAACCTCGATGAGCCGATGCCTCCCGGCGTAGGGTGGTGGCAGACGCTGGGGAACCTTCTGCTCACGCTGCTCCTGTTTCAGTTCGTCACGGGGTTTGCGTTGGCGATGTTCTATTCGCCTTCGACCCAAGACGCCCACGCCAGCGTCAAGCACATCACCTTCGAGGTGCCGCTCGGTTCGTTCGTACGCGGGCTCCACGTTTGGGGCTCGACAGCCATCGTCATCGTGACCGTACTCCACATCCTGCGGGTGTTCTTCTGGGGCTCCTACAAGAAGCCGCGGGAGCTTACGTGGCTCGTCGGATGCATCATCTTCAACCTGATTCTGGGCTTCTCGTTCACTGGCTACCTCTTGCCGTGGGACCAGAAGGCGTACTGGGCTACGGTGGTGGGCACGCGCATTGCGGGGACGGTCCCGGGGATCGGCGAGCAACTCATGGCGCTGGTTCGGGGCGGCGAAGAGGTCGGCGCGCTCACCCTCACGAGGTTCTATGCGATCCACGTGATGCTCTTGCCCGCGCTGCTGATCGTGTGTACGGGGCTGCACCTATATCTCGTGCGGCGTCACCATATCGCCGGGCCCGTCTTGCCGCAACGGGGGAAGCCGGTGCCTTTTTACCCGGTTCAACTCTTCAAAGACGCTGTGGTCGTCTTGGGAGGGATGGGAATCGTCGCCTACTTGGCGCTAGCGTTTCCTCCTGCTTTGGAGGCCATCGCCGATCCTACGGGCACGGACTTCTCGCCTCGACCCGAGTGGTACTTCCTGGGTCTCTATGAGCTTCTGAAGATCATGCCCGCCGGATACGAAGTCGTCGCTACGATCATCGTGCCGGGGCTTGTTAGTATCGGGATGCTGTTCCTGCCTTGGCTCGACCGGTCGCCCTCGCGACACCCCGCGCGTCGCCAGTGGATCATTGTGGCGGGGATCGCGGTGATCCTGATGATCGGAGTCATGACGCTGAAGGGGATTCTCGAAACGCCTCCCCCGGGCGCCCATGCCGCGCCAGCGACCGCCTCGGCGCAGGAGTAG
- a CDS encoding 3-isopropylmalate dehydratase large subunit: MPRTLFDKVWDAHVVAELPGGGALIYIDRHLVHEVTSPQAFDGLREAGRRVRRPDLTFATVDHNVPTDGRPIDESSLSGQQLKALETNCREFGVPLFGYQQSGQGIVHVIGPQLGLTLPGLTLVCGDSHTSTHGAFGALAFGIGTTEVEHVLATQTLRTPGKPKSLGIEVSGRLQRGVTAKDVILAVIRKLGASGGTGFVAEYYGETIASLPMHARMTICNMSIEMGARAGMIAPDDVTFAYIAEGDRPYAPQGEELERWISEWRLLRTDSPDAFDRRESLEAGSLQPQVSWGTTPAMTADVTGSVPEPADKSEERALLYMDLRPGTPMQDIPVNVVFIGSCTNSRIEDLRDAAQFAEGKRVASGVRALVVPGSQQVREQAEREGLDRVFREAGFEWHYSGCSMCLGMNGDVVRPFERCASTSNRPYEGRQGPSSRTHLVSPLTAAATALRGKIADPRDFC, from the coding sequence ATGCCTCGAACCCTTTTCGACAAAGTCTGGGACGCGCATGTCGTCGCCGAGCTTCCCGGCGGGGGCGCGCTGATTTACATCGACCGCCACCTGGTCCACGAAGTCACCTCGCCGCAGGCCTTCGATGGCTTGCGCGAAGCCGGGCGCCGCGTACGAAGACCCGACCTCACCTTCGCCACGGTCGACCACAACGTCCCCACCGACGGCAGGCCCATCGACGAATCCTCTCTTTCGGGGCAGCAGCTCAAGGCCCTCGAAACCAACTGCCGCGAATTTGGGGTGCCTTTGTTTGGGTATCAGCAGTCGGGGCAAGGGATCGTCCATGTGATCGGCCCCCAGCTTGGGCTCACTCTGCCAGGGCTGACCCTCGTTTGCGGAGACAGCCATACCTCGACCCACGGAGCTTTCGGCGCGCTGGCGTTTGGGATCGGGACGACCGAAGTCGAACACGTCCTCGCCACCCAGACCCTCCGAACCCCCGGCAAGCCGAAGTCCCTGGGCATCGAGGTCAGCGGCCGCCTGCAAAGGGGCGTCACCGCAAAGGACGTGATCCTCGCGGTCATCCGCAAGCTGGGGGCGAGCGGGGGCACGGGGTTTGTGGCCGAGTACTACGGCGAGACGATTGCGAGCCTGCCGATGCACGCCCGAATGACGATCTGCAATATGTCGATCGAAATGGGCGCCCGGGCCGGGATGATCGCCCCTGACGACGTGACCTTTGCCTACATCGCCGAAGGCGACCGCCCCTACGCCCCTCAAGGAGAGGAGTTGGAGCGATGGATTTCGGAATGGAGGCTGCTGCGCACGGATTCGCCGGATGCCTTCGATCGGAGAGAGTCGCTCGAAGCAGGGAGCCTCCAGCCCCAGGTCAGTTGGGGGACGACCCCCGCGATGACGGCGGACGTCACGGGCAGCGTTCCCGAACCCGCGGACAAGTCCGAGGAGCGCGCCCTACTGTACATGGACCTCAGGCCAGGAACTCCGATGCAGGACATCCCGGTGAACGTGGTGTTTATCGGTTCCTGCACGAACTCCCGGATCGAGGACCTGCGGGATGCCGCCCAGTTTGCAGAGGGGAAGCGAGTGGCGAGCGGAGTGCGGGCGCTCGTAGTGCCCGGCAGTCAGCAGGTTCGGGAGCAGGCGGAGCGCGAGGGACTCGATCGGGTGTTTCGAGAGGCCGGCTTTGAGTGGCACTATTCGGGCTGTTCGATGTGTCTGGGAATGAACGGCGACGTGGTCAGACCTTTTGAGCGTTGCGCCTCGACCAGCAATCGACCCTACGAAGGTCGGCAGGGTCCATCTTCGCGAACGCACCTTGTGAGTCCGCTCACTGCGGCAGCGACGGCCCTCCGGGGCAAAATCGCCGATCCGCGCGACTTTTGTTGA